GGCGTCTCCAGGAGGAGATCGGTCATGCCGAAGATGCCGTTCATCGGCGTGCGGATCTCGTGGCTCATGTTGGCGAGGAACTCGGACTTGAGCCGGGCCTGGTCGAGGGCCGCGTCGCGCGCCTGCTGGAGTGCCAGCTCCACCCCCTTGCGATCGGTCACGTCGCGCAGGGCCGCGATGGCCAGCCGCTGCCCGCCCAGCTCCACCTCGCTCACCGCCAGCTCGAGCGGGAAGCTCGATCCGTCCCGGCGCCGCCCGACCAGCTCGCCGCGCGGCCCGCGGCCGGGGTCGAGCTCCGGCACGAGCCGGCGGACGTCGTGGCCGACCACCTCGGCCGGCGGGTAGCCGAAGATGCGCTCGGCCGCGGGGTTGAAGGACTCGACCACGCCGGCCGCATCGAGCGTCACGATGCCGTCGGCCACGTTGTCGAGCACGGCCCGCACGCGCGTCTCGCTGGCCGCCACGGCATCGAGCATCGTGTTGAGCGTCGCGGCGAGGGTGCCGATCTCGTCCGGGCCGAGGGCGGGGGCGTAGGCCGCCGCGTCTCCCGCCGCCCGCCGGTCCATCGCCGCGCGGACCAGCGCCAGGGGGCGCAGGACCAGCCGCCGGAGGAGGAGGTAGGCGAGCGCGCTCACCAGCAGCACCGTGCCGCCGAGCGCGCCCATCATCCGCCAGAGGGCTTTCGAGAGGTCGCGCTGCATGCTCCGCCCGTCGAGCTTCAGCACGAGCGCGCCGTCGGAGCGCTGCAGGTTGGTCAGGAAGAGGTTCGACATGCGGAGCGGCGTGGCGAAGTGCCACTCCATGGTCTCGCGCTCGAGGTACGCGCGCCGCTGATGCCGTTCCATCGCCTCGCTCACGTCGTCCCTCGCCCCCTGGTCCGGCAGCGCGCTGGCGGCCAGGTTGATCCAGGCGTTGCGCGTGGAGGCGACGACGCGCGGCGGCCGGTCGGCGACCACGGCGATGAAGAGCACGTCGTGCTCGCCACCGAGCGAGTTGACGGTGCGCACGAGCTCGGCGGGTTCGGCGGTGATCTCGACGGCGTAGGTGACGGCGTTCATCAAGAGCTCGGCCCGGTGGCGCACCTGCTGCGCGACGAGCGCCGCGAA
This genomic interval from Deltaproteobacteria bacterium contains the following:
- a CDS encoding PAS domain S-box protein, with the protein product MKVRSIRAKVVLPLIAVGVAVGACGAWYAERTFAALVAQQVRHRAELLMNAVTYAVEITAEPAELVRTVNSLGGEHDVLFIAVVADRPPRVVASTRNAWINLAASALPDQGARDDVSEAMERHQRRAYLERETMEWHFATPLRMSNLFLTNLQRSDGALVLKLDGRSMQRDLSKALWRMMGALGGTVLLVSALAYLLLRRLVLRPLALVRAAMDRRAAGDAAAYAPALGPDEIGTLAATLNTMLDAVAASETRVRAVLDNVADGIVTLDAAGVVESFNPAAERIFGYPPAEVVGHDVRRLVPELDPGRGPRGELVGRRRDGSSFPLELAVSEVELGGQRLAIAALRDVTDRKGVELALQQARDAALDQARLKSEFLANMSHEIRTPMNGIFGMTDLLLETP